A genomic window from Sulfurospirillum oryzae includes:
- a CDS encoding lytic transglycosylase domain-containing protein, translated as MVFRFAIMLFFPFLMWAAQATAQVNQGENIWVKVGQIYGIEPRLLYSIAKVESDLDRYIVAFTASKMTPQQAQELSTFLRQKGIESKQYSQVIAIKSKNKYEASHVVHFLYTHNYPRFDMGIMQINSIHKPLLDKANISFYDLFEPKINIQVGAYILATCFAKHKNNKDAINAYNGKINDNPYSAKVFAEFKKLYSSYQKDKTKLYYRDPS; from the coding sequence ATGGTATTTCGTTTTGCTATTATGTTATTTTTTCCTTTTTTGATGTGGGCAGCTCAGGCAACAGCACAGGTAAATCAAGGTGAAAATATTTGGGTGAAAGTGGGGCAGATTTACGGCATTGAGCCACGTCTTTTGTACTCTATCGCTAAAGTGGAAAGCGACCTTGACCGTTATATTGTAGCCTTTACTGCGAGTAAAATGACGCCCCAGCAAGCACAAGAGCTGAGTACGTTTTTAAGGCAAAAAGGGATTGAAAGCAAGCAGTACTCTCAGGTGATTGCGATTAAAAGCAAAAACAAATACGAAGCAAGCCATGTGGTGCATTTTCTCTACACGCACAACTACCCACGTTTTGACATGGGCATCATGCAGATCAACTCCATTCACAAGCCTCTTTTAGACAAGGCGAACATCTCGTTTTACGACCTTTTTGAGCCAAAGATCAACATTCAAGTAGGGGCGTACATTCTAGCGACCTGTTTTGCGAAGCATAAGAACAACAAAGACGCCATCAACGCCTACAACGGCAAGATCAATGACAATCCTTACTCCGCCAAAGTGTTTGCCGAGTTCAAAAAACTTTACAGCTCTTACCAAAAAGACAAAACGAAGCTTTACTACCGCGATCCATCATAA
- a CDS encoding response regulator transcription factor, with amino-acid sequence MKILVLEDNERLANVIKSVLIKEGYQVDLFMDGEKALDALNHGYHCFILDINVPSIDGLSILETIRIYHKEIPAIIISSNHDLEKIQASYEIGCDDYLKKPFFIYELVQKVKKLCHKPSSTIALWIGYSYDYVNHRLFDPNNEEIKLAKKEGMFLDLFIKDRHRVITFSELEEYVWEGEETSVLNMRALIKRLRRKLPEGAIEMIKEVGYRLGEL; translated from the coding sequence ATGAAAATACTCGTTCTTGAAGATAACGAACGCCTTGCCAATGTCATCAAAAGTGTCCTTATCAAAGAGGGCTATCAAGTTGATCTGTTTATGGACGGTGAAAAAGCACTTGATGCACTCAACCATGGTTATCACTGTTTTATCTTAGATATTAACGTCCCTTCCATCGATGGGCTTTCCATTTTGGAAACCATTCGCATCTACCATAAAGAGATTCCTGCCATCATCATCAGTTCCAACCATGATCTGGAAAAAATCCAAGCTTCGTATGAAATTGGCTGTGATGATTACCTCAAAAAACCTTTCTTCATCTATGAGTTGGTGCAAAAAGTGAAAAAACTCTGTCATAAGCCCTCTTCCACCATTGCTCTTTGGATCGGCTACAGTTATGACTATGTCAACCACCGCTTGTTCGACCCTAATAACGAAGAGATTAAACTGGCTAAAAAAGAGGGAATGTTTTTAGACCTTTTTATTAAAGATCGCCATCGTGTCATTACCTTTAGCGAGCTAGAAGAGTATGTCTGGGAAGGTGAAGAGACGAGCGTTCTTAACATGCGAGCTCTCATCAAACGCCTGCGCAGAAAACTGCCAGAGGGTGCGATTGAGATGATCAAAGAGGTTGGGTATCGCTTGGGCGAGTTATGA